Proteins encoded within one genomic window of Haladaptatus sp. QDMS2:
- a CDS encoding CNNM domain-containing protein yields MSEVVTAFRLLGGVLLLLANAFFVTTEFSLTRVRQFSREEFSGAGLDRAWEMTDKLEIYLSGCQVGITISSVGLGVVAEPAVAAVMSGALGLVGLTSGGHTALSVVLALGLINIAHIVVGEQAPTYLGVERTKFVAKYCAPVLYWWTKVMAPVIILSDKIAKAILRLFGVEIDRSWTEGEEGDGPSTRRELRSRVGDMLDEGDLTEERRDEVINALEIGMTPVHEVMVPREEMVTLSTANTVEENLDIVANQPHGRFPLVGETPEEFLGIVYVPALLQDVEAVMDGSVTLESVAAPPMTVDGRTSVSEVIDEFQEANQELALVTEVPDSAADVDDVTGSVVGLVTATDAFEAITGDLEDPLDREATS; encoded by the coding sequence ATGAGTGAGGTCGTAACCGCATTTCGACTGCTAGGTGGCGTGTTATTGTTGCTTGCCAACGCTTTTTTCGTGACGACTGAGTTTTCGCTGACGAGAGTCCGGCAGTTCTCCCGTGAGGAGTTCTCGGGTGCGGGCCTCGACCGCGCCTGGGAGATGACCGACAAACTCGAAATCTATCTCTCGGGCTGTCAGGTTGGGATTACCATATCGAGCGTCGGCCTCGGCGTCGTCGCAGAACCGGCCGTCGCCGCAGTGATGTCGGGAGCGCTTGGCCTCGTCGGCCTGACGAGCGGCGGGCACACCGCACTCTCAGTCGTGCTCGCGCTTGGACTCATCAATATCGCCCACATCGTCGTTGGGGAGCAAGCGCCGACCTATCTCGGCGTCGAACGCACGAAGTTCGTCGCGAAGTATTGTGCGCCGGTGCTCTACTGGTGGACGAAGGTGATGGCGCCGGTCATCATCCTCTCCGATAAGATTGCGAAAGCGATTCTTCGGCTGTTCGGGGTCGAAATCGACCGCTCGTGGACCGAAGGCGAGGAGGGGGACGGCCCGAGCACGCGCCGGGAACTCAGAAGCCGTGTCGGCGACATGCTCGACGAAGGCGACCTCACGGAGGAACGACGCGATGAGGTCATAAACGCCCTCGAAATCGGAATGACGCCGGTCCACGAGGTCATGGTCCCCCGCGAGGAGATGGTGACACTCTCGACGGCCAATACGGTAGAAGAAAACCTCGACATCGTCGCCAACCAACCCCACGGTCGCTTTCCGCTGGTCGGTGAGACCCCCGAGGAGTTCCTCGGCATCGTCTACGTCCCCGCCTTGCTCCAGGACGTCGAAGCGGTGATGGACGGCTCTGTGACGCTCGAATCGGTTGCCGCTCCGCCAATGACGGTCGATGGTCGCACTTCCGTGAGCGAAGTCATCGACGAGTTCCAAGAGGCGAATCAGGAGCTCGCGCTGGTCACCGAGGTGCCGGATTCTGCGGCGGATGTAGACGACGTGACCGGGTCGGTAGTCGGCCTGGTCACCGCGACCGACGCCTTCGAAGCGATTACCGG